The following proteins come from a genomic window of Pirellula staleyi DSM 6068:
- a CDS encoding sulfatase, which produces MMRIFVLAMLVGAALASAGPDFVAANDRPNVLMILVDDLKPALGCYGDPVAQTPSLDKLAERGMRFERAYCNQAVCAPSRFTLMLGSHSTSTGLYGLGSQLRQFIPDAVTLPQYFAKHGYRTESLGKVFHIGHGNQGDPDSFSVPHFHDKVIEYLDPASTDGGKLTREEAFFTNQRLGEIGSLPRGAAFEAPDVDDLQYADGRVASETIKRLRAAKQLRDQEGTPFFIAIGFARPHLPFCAPKKYWDLYDRAKLPMPEFEQLPMNAPPVAGKRGGEISNYKPVPENGKAEFSDELKRNLIHGYYASMSFVDAQIGKVLEELNASGLAGNTIVVLWGDHGFHLGDLGIWTKHTNYEQANRIPIVIVAPGVTQPGTATKQLAESVDIFPTLAELAGLPAPSGPQPIDGVSLVPVLKDSSARVRDHAYHAYPKAKLGRAIRTDRYRLVEWRAIGAAPESAVYELYDYDADPLERENLAAKQPEVVESLKMTLAKYPQPVLGTPRGAAKDRSPEK; this is translated from the coding sequence ATGATGCGCATTTTTGTCTTGGCTATGTTGGTCGGCGCTGCGCTGGCGAGTGCGGGGCCGGATTTTGTCGCTGCGAATGATCGTCCGAATGTGCTGATGATTTTGGTGGACGACCTTAAGCCAGCGCTAGGCTGTTATGGCGATCCTGTTGCGCAAACGCCCAGTCTCGACAAGCTTGCTGAGCGTGGGATGCGGTTTGAGCGGGCGTACTGTAATCAGGCTGTTTGTGCGCCGTCGCGATTTACCTTGATGCTCGGTTCGCATTCCACGTCGACCGGCCTGTATGGGCTGGGGAGTCAGCTGCGTCAATTCATTCCCGATGCGGTCACCCTGCCGCAGTACTTTGCCAAGCATGGCTATCGAACTGAGTCGCTGGGGAAAGTCTTTCACATCGGGCATGGCAATCAAGGTGATCCTGACTCCTTTAGCGTCCCGCACTTTCACGACAAAGTGATTGAGTATTTGGACCCGGCGAGCACCGATGGTGGCAAGCTAACGCGTGAAGAAGCCTTCTTTACGAATCAGCGACTGGGCGAGATTGGATCGCTCCCGCGTGGCGCCGCATTTGAAGCGCCAGACGTTGACGATCTGCAGTATGCCGATGGGCGCGTCGCTTCGGAAACAATCAAGCGACTGCGCGCGGCAAAGCAACTTCGCGACCAGGAAGGGACACCGTTTTTTATCGCTATCGGTTTTGCTCGCCCGCACTTGCCGTTCTGTGCTCCGAAAAAATATTGGGACCTGTACGATCGGGCGAAATTGCCGATGCCCGAGTTCGAGCAGCTTCCCATGAATGCGCCGCCGGTAGCGGGCAAACGTGGCGGTGAGATCAGCAATTACAAACCGGTCCCCGAGAATGGGAAAGCAGAGTTCAGCGATGAGCTAAAGCGGAATTTGATCCACGGCTATTACGCGAGCATGAGCTTCGTCGACGCCCAAATCGGGAAGGTTCTGGAAGAGCTGAATGCGTCGGGGCTGGCCGGCAATACCATCGTCGTGCTGTGGGGCGATCACGGCTTTCATCTGGGCGATCTGGGTATTTGGACGAAGCATACGAATTACGAGCAGGCCAATCGCATTCCGATTGTGATTGTCGCGCCGGGGGTGACTCAGCCTGGAACCGCTACGAAGCAGTTGGCCGAGAGCGTGGACATCTTCCCCACACTTGCTGAGCTAGCTGGCTTGCCTGCACCTTCGGGTCCACAGCCAATTGACGGCGTGAGCCTAGTGCCGGTGCTCAAGGACTCGTCGGCTCGAGTTCGCGACCATGCTTATCACGCTTACCCCAAGGCAAAACTGGGCCGAGCGATCAGGACGGACCGTTATCGGCTTGTTGAGTGGCGAGCGATTGGTGCCGCGCCCGAGTCTGCCGTGTATGAACTTTACGACTACGATGCTGATCCGCTGGAGCGCGAAAACCTTGCTGCAAAGCAGCCCGAGGTGGTGGAGTCACTCAAGATGACGCTGGCGAAATATCCACAGCCTGTTTTGGGAACTCCTCGCGGAGCAGCGAAAGATCGAAGCCCCGAAAAATGA
- the hisB gene encoding imidazoleglycerol-phosphate dehydratase HisB, whose protein sequence is MSRTATIDRTTRETQIHLEINLDGTGKSTLATGVGFLDHMLELFARHAAVDLVVQAKGDLHVDQHHTVEDTGICLGQAVKQALGDKVGIRRYGHFTLPMEETLATTAIDLSGRYYLVFNAPLPSQKIGDFDSELIEDFWQAFAANSLCNLHVLVHYGRNTHHVSEAIFKCLARSLRMAIEIDTRLANIVPSTKGTLVS, encoded by the coding sequence ATGAGCCGCACAGCAACGATCGACCGCACCACGCGCGAAACCCAAATCCACCTCGAGATCAATCTCGACGGCACCGGCAAATCGACGCTGGCCACCGGCGTGGGGTTTCTCGATCACATGCTCGAGCTTTTCGCCCGCCACGCTGCTGTCGACCTCGTCGTCCAGGCCAAGGGCGACTTGCACGTCGATCAGCATCACACGGTCGAAGATACGGGCATCTGCCTCGGCCAAGCGGTGAAGCAAGCGCTCGGTGACAAAGTCGGAATCCGTCGCTACGGCCACTTCACCCTGCCGATGGAAGAAACGCTCGCCACCACCGCGATCGACCTTTCGGGACGCTACTATCTGGTCTTCAATGCTCCGCTCCCGAGCCAAAAGATTGGCGATTTCGACAGCGAGCTGATCGAAGACTTTTGGCAAGCGTTTGCTGCCAACTCGCTCTGCAACTTGCACGTGCTGGTGCACTACGGCCGCAACACGCACCACGTGAGCGAAGCCATCTTCAAATGCCTCGCCCGCTCGCTGCGCATGGCCATCGAAATCGACACCCGCCTCGCCAACATCGTCCCCAGCACCAAAGGGACGCTCGTTTCGTAA
- a CDS encoding SMI1/KNR4 family protein: protein MKIDEFIAEVKKKSPPASADEVARFEAEIGGKLPEDYRYFLIHCNGGYVGGRYWYQGKDQEGQVVEAGVHHIGGFRDESYFSLDRARERYEGRIPESLIWIHDDPFGNAICLGIAESVRGRIFFWDHEDEPDEEWNGSVESAGNITLLANSFTEYIAGLRDPGIVN, encoded by the coding sequence ATGAAGATCGATGAGTTTATTGCTGAGGTGAAGAAAAAATCGCCCCCAGCTTCGGCAGATGAGGTGGCTCGGTTCGAGGCGGAGATTGGCGGAAAGTTGCCGGAGGACTACCGCTATTTCTTGATCCATTGCAATGGCGGTTACGTCGGCGGTCGCTATTGGTATCAAGGGAAGGATCAAGAGGGGCAGGTGGTTGAAGCTGGCGTTCACCACATCGGTGGCTTCCGAGACGAATCCTACTTTTCTCTGGATCGGGCGCGCGAGCGTTACGAGGGGCGCATTCCGGAATCATTGATTTGGATTCATGATGATCCCTTTGGCAACGCGATCTGTCTGGGCATCGCCGAGTCCGTTCGCGGGCGCATATTCTTTTGGGATCATGAGGATGAACCCGACGAGGAGTGGAATGGTAGCGTTGAGTCAGCTGGCAACATCACCCTGCTCGCCAACTCTTTCACCGAGTATATCGCCGGCCTACGTGATCCAGGCATCGTTAACTAA
- the hisD gene encoding histidinol dehydrogenase, producing MSEPFSIRVIDARQEPLAPALAELRERLSPRGNIVSEAGRKRTIDVFGKPLSPTEVVETICRDVRERGIAAVLDYSKKLDRADLTPETIRVSQAELDAAHAAADPAFLAAIARIQQNILEFQTAILHKEVEVRRNGVVLRQRYQPLERIGICVPGGAAAYPSTVLMTAVPAQAAGVSQIVVIAPPTDFGANNRDVLATCKAIGVTEVYRMGGAQGVAALAYGVEGIPKVDKIVGPGNLFVALAKRHVYGEVDIDSIAGPSEVVVISDETTRADFTAADLLAQAEHAPGASILITWSRTALEATKRELERLVQTISRSELTLQSLRDFGCLILVDSPEEACRVTSEIAPEHLHIATENAGALLAKIRNAGATFLGNYSPVALGDYAAGPSHVLPTGGTARWASGLSANHFLRSSSVIDYSAEALRDIAPAIQMLADKEGLTAHRLSVDLRVE from the coding sequence ATGTCCGAGCCGTTTTCGATTCGTGTGATTGACGCCCGCCAAGAGCCCCTCGCCCCAGCGCTGGCTGAACTTCGCGAGCGACTGAGCCCGCGCGGCAACATCGTCAGCGAAGCTGGGCGCAAGCGGACGATCGACGTCTTTGGCAAGCCGCTCAGCCCCACCGAAGTGGTCGAGACGATCTGCCGCGACGTTCGCGAACGCGGCATCGCCGCGGTACTCGACTACAGCAAAAAACTCGACCGGGCCGATCTCACGCCGGAAACGATTCGCGTCTCGCAGGCCGAGCTCGACGCCGCTCACGCAGCTGCTGATCCAGCGTTTCTCGCCGCCATCGCTCGCATCCAGCAAAACATCCTCGAGTTCCAAACGGCGATTCTTCACAAAGAAGTCGAGGTCCGCCGCAACGGCGTGGTGCTACGGCAACGCTATCAGCCTCTGGAGCGGATCGGCATTTGCGTCCCCGGCGGCGCTGCTGCCTATCCATCGACGGTCCTGATGACAGCTGTTCCGGCCCAAGCTGCTGGCGTCTCTCAAATTGTCGTCATCGCTCCGCCGACCGATTTTGGCGCTAACAACCGCGATGTGCTTGCAACGTGCAAAGCGATCGGCGTGACCGAGGTCTATCGCATGGGTGGCGCGCAAGGTGTCGCGGCACTCGCCTACGGCGTCGAAGGGATTCCCAAGGTCGATAAAATCGTCGGCCCGGGCAACTTGTTCGTCGCGCTGGCGAAGCGACATGTCTACGGCGAAGTCGATATCGATTCCATCGCCGGACCTAGCGAAGTAGTCGTCATTTCCGACGAAACGACCCGCGCCGACTTCACCGCTGCCGATCTTCTCGCGCAGGCCGAACATGCCCCCGGCGCCAGCATCCTGATTACTTGGAGCCGCACCGCGCTCGAAGCGACCAAGCGCGAGCTCGAGCGACTGGTGCAAACGATTTCTCGCAGCGAGCTCACCCTGCAATCGCTCCGCGATTTTGGCTGTTTGATTCTCGTCGACTCGCCGGAAGAAGCGTGCCGCGTCACCAGCGAAATCGCCCCCGAGCACCTGCATATTGCTACCGAAAATGCGGGCGCACTACTGGCCAAGATTCGCAACGCCGGAGCTACGTTCCTCGGAAACTACAGCCCCGTCGCCCTCGGCGATTATGCCGCGGGACCTTCGCACGTGCTGCCGACAGGCGGAACCGCTCGCTGGGCTTCGGGACTTTCGGCCAATCATTTCCTCCGCAGCAGCAGCGTGATCGACTACTCCGCGGAAGCCTTGAGAGACATCGCCCCCGCCATCCAAATGCTCGCCGATAAAGAAGGGCTCACCGCCCATCGACTGAGCGTCGACCTGCGTGTGGAGTAA
- the hisC gene encoding histidinol-phosphate transaminase has product MYFRPEILAMAGYVPGEQPQAGKFIKLNTNENPYPPPSGIKQAIDECLTRGLQRYPDPMANAFRTRAAEIFDLPSKDWIMAGNGSDDILTICTRALVGAGDLLRLPYPSYILYRSLAEIQGARWEEIDFHADWTLPETFAKPADGLKLVFLPNPNSPTGTMISRETILEIADALPCPLLVDEAYVDFASFSCIDLPKQNEKILVSRTLSKSFGLAGLRFGYVVGQPHMIEQLIKVKDSYNCDSLSIAAATAAIHDQAWLAENRRKVIATREKLAAGLAQLGFEVIPSEANFVWCTHPSKPAKPIYEALKNAKILIRYMNYPRFGDGLRISVGTDDQNDALLSLLASLVQA; this is encoded by the coding sequence ATGTATTTTCGTCCTGAAATTCTGGCAATGGCGGGCTATGTGCCGGGCGAACAGCCTCAAGCGGGCAAGTTCATCAAGCTCAACACCAACGAGAATCCCTACCCGCCACCTTCGGGCATCAAGCAAGCGATCGACGAGTGCCTGACTCGCGGATTGCAGCGCTATCCCGATCCGATGGCGAATGCTTTCCGCACGCGTGCTGCCGAGATTTTCGATCTGCCGAGCAAAGACTGGATCATGGCCGGCAACGGCAGCGATGACATTCTGACGATCTGCACGCGAGCTCTCGTGGGCGCGGGAGATTTATTGCGTCTCCCCTATCCCAGCTACATCCTCTATCGCTCGCTTGCTGAGATCCAAGGGGCGCGCTGGGAAGAGATCGATTTCCACGCCGACTGGACTCTTCCCGAAACGTTCGCCAAGCCAGCCGACGGGCTGAAGCTGGTCTTTTTGCCCAATCCCAACAGCCCCACCGGCACGATGATTTCGCGCGAAACGATTCTCGAAATCGCCGACGCGCTCCCCTGCCCGCTGCTGGTCGATGAAGCGTATGTCGACTTCGCCAGCTTCAGCTGTATCGACCTCCCGAAGCAAAACGAAAAGATCCTCGTCAGCCGCACGCTCAGCAAGTCGTTTGGCCTGGCGGGCCTGCGGTTTGGCTACGTCGTCGGTCAGCCGCACATGATCGAGCAGCTGATCAAAGTCAAAGATTCCTACAACTGCGACTCGCTCAGCATCGCTGCTGCAACCGCTGCCATTCACGACCAAGCGTGGCTCGCCGAGAACCGACGCAAGGTGATCGCCACCCGCGAAAAGCTAGCGGCTGGCCTGGCGCAACTCGGATTTGAGGTCATACCGTCAGAAGCGAACTTCGTTTGGTGTACCCACCCGTCAAAACCGGCAAAACCAATTTACGAAGCACTGAAAAACGCCAAGATCTTGATCCGATACATGAACTATCCGCGTTTTGGCGATGGGCTGCGGATTAGCGTGGGAACCGACGACCAGAACGACGCCCTGCTCTCCCTCCTCGCCAGTTTGGTACAAGCATGA